One genomic segment of Halalkalicoccus tibetensis includes these proteins:
- the pyrI gene encoding aspartate carbamoyltransferase regulatory subunit, with protein MTQDHELRVGKIRNGTVIDHVTGGQALTVLAILDIDGSGGEEISVGMNVPSDRLGRKDIVKVEGRELSQEEVDVLSLVAPDATINIVREYEVIEKHRVERPEEVVGVLTCPNANCITTAREPVDSRFSVLEDGVRCDYCGTLIREEFADHIGVE; from the coding sequence ATGACCCAGGACCACGAACTCCGCGTCGGCAAAATCCGGAACGGAACCGTCATCGATCACGTGACCGGCGGCCAGGCACTGACCGTACTGGCGATCCTCGACATCGACGGCTCGGGCGGCGAGGAGATCTCCGTCGGGATGAACGTCCCTTCCGATCGACTGGGCCGCAAGGACATCGTCAAGGTCGAGGGCCGGGAGCTGAGCCAGGAGGAGGTCGACGTCCTCTCGCTGGTCGCGCCCGACGCGACGATCAACATCGTCCGGGAGTACGAGGTGATCGAGAAACACCGCGTCGAGCGCCCCGAGGAGGTCGTCGGCGTGCTCACCTGCCCCAACGCCAACTGCATCACGACCGCGCGCGAGCCCGTCGACTCGCGCTTTTCGGTCCTCGAGGACGGCGTCCGGTGTGACTACTGCGGGACGCTGATCCGCGAGGAGTTCGCCGACCACATCGGCGTCGAATAA